One window of the Perca flavescens isolate YP-PL-M2 chromosome 16, PFLA_1.0, whole genome shotgun sequence genome contains the following:
- the LOC114570795 gene encoding deoxyribonuclease-2-beta-like has product MWRILLMVSLLCWSADGQVKCRDNNNGEVDWYIIYKAPKLNNIGTTGLEYLYTDSNGKTETSKSHNKLIDNPNGVLANTLRPIFKPTTSMQKDFGFITYSDQPPGKTVPQKFGHSKGVVMMEKVKTGVWLLHSTPQFPFKRDNNFWPSNGAAKAQTFICVTFKYNEFKKIGGHLLDIAAFPFDHQIPADFHKELIDVTEKKNPPGEGMQDLRSAAGGVFRSFAKHNIENSIKDTDPKRFEGDLYLAIAEEYQTGVKVQTWGCQRKREYSYCGQRNVFNIPSVKVDLGNGEVKWKASNDHSKWCVAENNNNHLICIADVNRAITQYRRPGGGLCFKLKEASNLFKGLIDDTDPCSRKRPRDPDCDPDDDL; this is encoded by the exons ATGTGGAGGATTCTCCTGATGGTCAGTCTGCTCTGCTGGAGCGCTGATGGACAAGTGAAATGCAGAGACAACAACAACGGAGAAGTGGACTG GTACATAATCTACAAGGCACCCAAACTGAATAACATCGGAACTACGGGTTTGGAATATCTTTACACTGATTCAAATGGGAAGACGGAGACCTCTAAAAGTCACAATAAGCTCATCGACAATCCTAACGGTGTCCTGGCAAACACCCTGCGGCCCATTTTCAAACCAACCACATCAATG CAAAAAGACTTTGGATTCATCACCTACAGCGACCAACCTCCAGGAAAAACAGTTCCGCAGAAGTTTGGTCACAGTAAAG GAGTTGTGATGATGGAAAAAGTCAAGACAGGAGTCTGGCTCTTACACAGCACACCACAGTTCCCTTTCAAAAGAGATAATAATTTCTGGCCATCCAACGGAGCAGCAAAAGCTCAGACGTTTATCTGTGTAACATTCAAGTACAACGAATTCAAAAAGATTG GTGGACACCTGCTGGACATCGCAGCTTTCCCATTTGATCATCAAATTCCAGCTGACTTCCATAAAGAGCTTATAGATGTTACAGAGAAGAAAAATCCACCGGGAGAGGGAATGCAGGACCTGAGATCAGCAGCAGGAGGAGTGTTTCGTAGCTTTGCTAAACACAACATTGAAA ACAGTATAAAGGACACCGACCCAAAAAGATTTG AAGGAGATCTTTACCTCGCTATTGCAGAGGAATACCAGACTGGTGTGAAAGTCCAGACCTGGGGCTGCCAGCGTAAACGTGAATATTCCTACTGCGGACAACGTAATGTGTTCAATATTCCATCTGTAAAAGTTGATCTGGGTAACGGGGAGGTTAAGTGGAAGGCTAGTAACGATCATTCCAAGTGGTGTGTagctgaaaataataataatcatttgaTCTGTATCGCTGATGTAAACAGAGCAATCACCCAATACAGAAGGCCGGGGGGTGGACTGTGCTTTAAACTCAAAGAGGCCAGTAATCTATTTAAAGGTCTAATTGATGATACTGACCCTTGCTCCCGTAAGCGTCCCCGTGACCCTGACTGTGACCCTGATGATGATTTATAG